The window atggggatgggagatcccacaggaggaaggggctggggaagagaaatcccacagacggaagcgggatggggaagacagttcccacaggaggaagtgggatggggaacagagttcccacacatcgaagggggatagaaaagagagatcctacgggagaaaggggatggggaagagagatcccacaggaggaagggggatggggaaaatgatcgcttgggaggaagggggatgggtaaaggaggtcacacaggaggaagggggatggggaagagatatcccacaggaaaaagggggatggggaagaggtatcccacaggaaaaagggggatggggaagaggtatcccacaggaggaagggggattcggAAATGAATTCCTTCAGGTGGAagtggaatggggaagagagatcccacaggaggaagggggataggtgAAGGAGGTTCCGCAcgaggaaggcggatggggaagagagatcccacaggaggaaggggatgagttatcgagatccaagaggagaaaggggatggggaagagagatccctcatgaagaagagtgatggggatgagaaatcccacaggcggatgggaatggggaagagagatcccacagtaagggggatgaggaaaatgatccaacaggaggaacgggatggggaagagagataccacaggaggaaagggatccggaagtgagatcacacaggaggaagggggatggggaagagagatcctataggaggaagggtgatggggaaagtgatccgatagggggaaggggatggggaagagagattccacaggaggaaagggatcgggaagagatatcccatagGAGGATGGGGattggaaagagagatcccacaggaggaagggggttggtgaagagagatcccacaggaggaaggggttgggttatcgagatccaagagagaaagtggatggggaagagagatccctcatgaagaagagtgatggggatgagggatcccacaggaggatgggaatggggaagtgagatcccacaggaggaagggggatgggaagatatatcctacacgaggaaggggatggggaatagtgatcccacaggagtaagctGAATGgaaagagagatcgcacaggaggacaggggattgggaagagagatcccacaggaggaagggggatgggtaaaggagatcccacaggaggaagggggatggggaagatagatcccacaggatgaaggggaagggttatcgagatccaagaggagaaagggaatggggaagagagattcctcatgaagaagagtgatggggatgagagatcctacaggagaatgggaatggggaaagtgatccgacaggaggaaggggattgggaagagagatcccacaggaggaaggggaatgggtaaaggagatcccacacgaggaagggggatggggaagagagatcccacaggagggaggggatgggttatcgagatccaataggagaaaggggatggggaagagagatccctcatgaagaagagtgatggggatgagagatcccacaggaggatgggaatggggaagagagatcccacaggaggaagggggatgggtgaaggagatcccacacgaggaagggggatggggaagggagatcccacaggaggaaggggatgggtgaacgagatccaagaggagaaaggggttggggaagagagatccctcatgaagagtgacggggatgagagatcccacaggcggatgggaatggggaagagagatcccacagtaagggggatgaggaaagtgaaccgacaggaggaagggaatggggaagagagataccacaggacaAAAGCGATCGGGAAGGgatatcacacaggaggaagggggatgggaaagagagatcctataggaggacgGGTGATGtggaagagggatcccacagtaggaagcagattcaggaagagagttccaacaggaggtagggggatgggaaagagagatcctataggaggacgGGTGATGTGGAAagtgatccgacaggaggaagtgggatgagaagaaatttccggcaggaggaagtggatggggaagagggatcccacagtaggaagcagattcaggaagagagttccaacaggaggtcgggggatggggaagagagatcccacaggaggaaggggttgggaagagagatcccacaggtggaagggggttgggtgaaggagatcccacacgaggaagggggatggggaagggagatcccacaggaggaaggggatgggtgaacgagatccaagaggagaaatgggatgggaaagagagatccctcatTAAGAAGAgtgacggggatgagagatcccacaggagaataggaatggtggagagagatcccacaggaggaaagcgaTCGGGAAGGgatatcacacaggaggaagggggatgggaaagagagatcctataggaggacgGGTGATGTGGAAagtgatccgacaggaggaagtgggatgggaaaaaaaattccggcaggaggaagtggatagggaagagggatcccacagtaggaagcagattcaggaagagagttccaacaggaggtagggggatgggaaagagagattccacgggacgaaagagatggggatgagggatgccacaggcagaaggagaaaggggaagagatatcccacaggaggaaggagatcgcgaaaagagatccctcaggaggaaggggttgggaagagagatcccgcagtatGAAGctgaatcaggaagagagatcccacaggaggaaggggttgggaagagagatcccacaggaggaagtggatagggaagggagatcccacagcaggaacggGTGTGTGGAAGAGAAATCTGACCAGAGGATGGGTAATGGCTAAGAGAAATCCAACAGGAATAatcgggatggggaagagtgatcgcacaggatgaagggggtggCATTTGTCACAATACATCTCAATCTGATTTACTGCAGTTTTACCCAAATCCGTTTACTTGGAAACAGCACAATGGAACAGTTTTAGAGTTCTGAGTGAGAGATAAaccaagttacctcaactcctggcacttgttcagcccgggtcccagccgctggattccttcacactgaatgtggcagccCTGCAGGTCGAGTTCTTTTAtagtatcacagagtccgattgcatgagacaggaccgcgcagtcaaccggggtcagtgtcattccacggaATGAAAGTGTTTTCAgagatcccagtgcggcctgagccagtccacgattctgagactcaaacaggtagtgcaatgtgttcaggagtctCCTTCTCCCAATGTCATCAGTGTTTCCACTCTGGcctttaacctcctccttcacccagtcaatcacccggcaggttgtttgatgaggaaatggacccagaaactcctccaggccccgagctgtcattgggttggagagaccagcaacaaatcGGAGAAagacctcaaatcgcccatctgttgtgttgtgggcttcagtgaggaatttcaggatatcctcGGGATGTAcagtcaggaattgtgcgactgcagctacaaactcttggatggtgaggtgtgggaatgtgtacaccacactgtgggcagaatcctctctctccaaaagctccatcaggaacccggacaggaactgggaaggctgcagattgaacttgatcaaatctccgtctgcaaacacaatcttcttctcggacactcctctgtaggccatctgacccacccTGAGAAACACATCACGGGgtctctcaatctcacggccgtgatTTTTTAGgatattgtaaatatagtaggagtacagttgggtgatggtcttgggaactctctgcgggtccctgactctttgtgtgaagaaggggcccagtgccagagcgaggatccagcagtaggaggggttgtagctcatagTGTACAggatctcattctcctgcacgtGTTTGAAAAGAGCTGCTGCCAccatctgatcttcaaaatgtttgctgaaatattccttccgttcctcaccaacaaatcccaggatttcagcccggaCACCGATCTTCgctttttccaataaatgtaacacaGAGGGGcgtgtggtcaccagcactgaacaccctgggagcagcttgccctggattaaactgtacacaatgtcagacaccttgcaccggaattcaggatctgtgcatgAGGCCTGAGGGTCTATGTTTCTCCGGCTGTCAGCAAAATCAATTGTGTCGTTGAATTCATCCAAGccatcaaatataaacagcattccctctgggttcttccacaGTGATTTCAGGACATTCCCAAGGTAAGGATAGAAACACAGCACCAGGTTCGAGAGATTGATTGTACAATTGATCGTGTTTAAATCTCGGAACTTGAAACTGAAGACGAACTGGAACTGTTGGTAAATTTTTCCCGTGGCCcaatcataaacaatcttttgtaccattgttgttttcccgatccctgggactccggccactgctgccgaactcccagatttggatttactccgggaaaagctgctctggaacaactgatcagtccggattttttccagctctcTGCGGAGATGTtcctctctccactcctcgtggtctctgcctcttgccagcagctcgtgttccaccagtctccgatctcgaagagtagaaatgaccgtgagctttgtgtatcgatcaaccagctggaaaaccttcaccttctccctcatcaggatcgtgttcactctcagtgtttcagtttgtgcccgcagagtctccttgtgtttctgttgaacatcttcatgGGAACAGAGAACACGGTCAAAATGTTAACTAGCTCAACTGACAAAGAACTTTATAACTACATTCCAATattcagtgtttgagattacatgaattAATTCAATGCTTCCATGGATATTAGGACAGAAAGTAAAATTCTGTCCACAGACATAGGAACTGACAGCGATGATTGTCTCAGAAAAATATCTAATCCTCATATTCTGACACTAATTACTGATGAAGGTGAACATTCCCCTGATATCCTATTGCAATCCTGACTGCACTCCCGTTACAAAGTTTCACTATATTTAAAGCATTGTTGCGTCATTAACAGATGATGTTAATGTTGATCTGGTGTGGAAATATGGAGAGCAGGACAACGTGCATTTTGGCAAAGCTACACACTGGGGTATCCCGGGTGTCCACTGCTCTTGCATCAAAACAAGAGCAGAATATGCCGGAAATGCTCAAGTCTGGCAGTGCCTGGGGGACAATCGCAGTGAACTTGCGGATCGATAACCCTTCGGAATGACAAGAAAGAAACTGGCTAGTTTGCAGTCACAGTGATGGAGGATTGGTGGGAAGATGGAATCTCTGTTAATGGAAGAAACCACAAGCGTCTGTCTCAGTGGTGTACGTCGtgtctgtgggagagggtggtgaagtcttgacaactgctactcatcagtcttgctgtgggggtgtggggctCTGTCTAATGAGGCCTCCGTCTGTCAGAGTCGACTGAGGATGTCCTGCCCCTGCAAGCTGGGACACTCCgatatggagaggaagcttcTGCCGATGttgcaagctccctctctccctgcatctgatgtacacaaaggaacggcagagactgacacagcttggcaccagaggtGTTTCAGGAGATGCCAGTCTGCGTTGAACACCATTTAAGACTGCCTCAGGGGATCCAGATccactgggtttactcccaaactcTTCCCCATGAGGGGTACAGTTACAGAGTAGTGGATGTTTGAGGTCAGAGCTTTCCTGTTGCTGGGTGAGCTGCCAATCTCGGCCGACCAGACCCATCTGCCCAAAGGGACCGGTTGTAAGgaaccagtaacccgcctttaccccttctcctgtcggaAGAAACGCTTCCCCCGGGCATAGTGGCTGAGCCAGACGCCTGCATCCCAGCTGCccgttttcctctctctctctctctctccccctccctccccctctccgcctttctccctctccccctctccccctctccctctctccctctctctctcactcacacacacacacacacacacacacacacacacacacacacacacacacacacacacacacacacacacacacacacacactactgttCTTATAGAACTTGGAACTTCTGTTAACCAACCAAGGGAGAGAATCAAATGTTTTTTGATACAGTATAACATTGAAAGATGTCTTCTTTCCCCAGTGTTTGACATAGAATTACATAATTGATTATCAGTTGTTCCTTAAATTCGTTCATAAGCTACAGGTATTCTTTCTGCTTTTCTGTATTTATTATGGTTATCTAAATAAGTGGTTATCGTTTATGAGTTACataatgttacaattttatatataaaatgttCTTATTTTTAGGAGCCAGTAATAACATAGTAGTTGACCAATCAGTAGTCATAAATGCAGAAttaaagctgtccttgaggctggtgGGACATACCTTCAgctttttatattttctgccacATGGG of the Hypanus sabinus isolate sHypSab1 unplaced genomic scaffold, sHypSab1.hap1 scaffold_725, whole genome shotgun sequence genome contains:
- the LOC132389971 gene encoding NACHT, LRR and PYD domains-containing protein 3-like, yielding MATGGKLNRVQKVLKRLLPGNSSREDDRDTGSKVPKQGQIESNVPMECGPAAEEEKQIQPRDSDVRDTEQDPGTGTSEATACQLGNSLNTELSSAQQGVEPEFTISDLLEEGGEYRLYQLTKFYRDRLKLAIEEKVERLGWMLTKDGHFSREENEKVTELTEKGNRTESSRLFLSLVNGKGSRARRAMWESFVMWRTELPKLDRILREIQELGPDPEEYMNIAQGLSELPTELTDVQQKHKETLRAQTETLRVNTILMREKVKVFQLVDRYTKLTVISTLRDRRLVEHELLARGRDHEEWREEHLRRELEKIRTDQLFQSSFSRSKSKSGSSAAVAGVPGIGKTTMVQKIVYDWATGKIYQQFQFVFSFKFRDLNTINCTINLSNLVLCFYPYLGNVLKSLWKNPEGMLFIFDGLDEFNDTIDFADSRRNIDPQASCTDPEFRCKVSDIVYSLIQGKLLPGCSVLVTTRPSVLHLLEKAKIGVRAEILGFVGEERKEYFSKHFEDQMVAAALFKHVQENEILYTMSYNPSYCWILALALGPFFTQRVRDPQRVPKTITQLYSYYIYNILKNHGREIERPRDVFLRVGQMAYRGVSEKKIVFADGDLIKFNLQPSQFLSGFLMELLEREDSAHSVVYTFPHLTIQEFVAAVAQFLTVHPEDILKFLTEAHNTTDGRFEVFLRFVAGLSNPMTARGLEEFLGPFPHQTTCRVIDWVKEEVKGQSGNTDDIGRRRLLNTLHYLFESQNRGLAQAALGSLKTLSFRGMTLTPVDCAVLSHAIGLCDTIKELDLQGCHIQCEGIQRLGPGLNKCQELRLGENDLGDSGVKLVLSALRNPECKIQKLWLTRVGLTDSGAEDLVSFLSTKPSLTELDLNYYEPGYSGAKLVFLALGNPECKMQKLELERVGLTDSGAEDLVSALRTNRSLTELYLSVDELGDSKLRLVSAALRNPECKIQKLRLGDVGLTDSGAEELASALSTNPSLTELNLTGNKLGDSGVKLVLSALRNPECKIQKLRLGYVGLTDSGAEDLVSALSTKPSLTELHLSVNDLGDSGVKLVLSALRNAECKIQKLWMGGVGLTDSGAEDLVSALSTKPSLTELNLGFNSLTDRSVPDLRRLILTLPSLVWIRLGENQFSETGMKELRSLQGVRPGLRVDL